The proteins below are encoded in one region of Aspergillus nidulans FGSC A4 chromosome III:
- a CDS encoding mRNA splicing protein SAD1 (transcript_id=CADANIAT00005994): MTKRQAELSLEQEAAVGSPASKKARTESDNQQEDDPRHGALPLRRAPGQEMEDDEHRGMNILAAADQEGEELQEAAQVDEPEDDEDEDDDRPAIVAPQRQSAPMEGYSDLYLDTINRHILDFDFEKLCSVSLSNINVYACLVCGKYFQGRGPKSYAYFHALEVSHHVFINMGTKKVYVLPEGYEVKNKSLDDIKYVVDPYYTKDEVAKLDKVVTDAFDLSGRRYRPGFVGMNNIKANDYLNVVAQALAHVLPIRNYFLLHEFPQPGTPQLVLRFGTLVRKLWNPKAFRSHVSPHELLQEVALRSSKRFTLTQQSDPVEFLSWFLNNLHLALGGSRKPSKTPTSVVHAAFQGHLRIESQAITAHSDTQNARLVFTESGTINSQTTPFLILTLDLPPTPLFQSANRESIIPQVPLTTLLNKYNGITASEKLAHRVRHRLLHPLPPYLMFHIKRFSKNRFVSERNPTIVTFPSPRSLDMSPYVEPNPEIWPPGEPILYDLVANIILDPMITAPGGTEDAAEKGVNAASGGGASSSGAGAGTEKVSWLVQLHDKAMAAENTSIQNEQHSGEQRGPEWLEIQDLFVKRAESETLFTKEGYLMVWERRRVPGMKKKGKTAPK, from the exons ATGACCAAAAGACAGGCGGAGCTGTCGCTAGAGCAAGAAGCTGCGGTCGGCTCTCCAGCCTCTAAAAAGGCGCGCACGGAGAGTGACAACCAGCAGGAAGATGACCCGCGTCATGGAGCACTACCCTTGCGCCGAGCACCAGGAcaagagatggaggacgATGAACACCGCGGAATGAATATCCTTGCAGCTGCGGATCAAGAGGGAGAGGAGCTTCAAGAAGCAGCGCAGGTAGATGAGCcggaggacgacgaagatgaggacgacgaccGGCCTGCAATTGTGGCCCCCCAACGCCAAAGTGCTCCGATGGAAGGATACAGCGATCTCTACCTAGATACGATCAATCGACACATCCTCGACTTTGACTTCGAGAAATTGTGCTCCGTGAGTTTATCAAATATCAACGTGTACGCTTGCCTTGTGTGTGGGAAATACTTTCAGGGCAGGGGTCCTAAGTCCTACGCGTACTTCCATGCCCTGGAAGTTTCACATCATGTCTTTATAAACATGGGAACGAAGAAGGTCTACGTCTTGCCCGAAGGATATGAGGTGAAAAATAAGAGCTTGGATGATATTAAATACGTCGTCGACCCATACTACACCAAGGACGAGGTCGCAAAACTGGACAAAGTAGTCACAGATGCATTCGACTTGTCGGGGAGACGCTATCGACCAG GCTTTGTTGGTATGAACAATATCAAGGCCAACGACTATTTGAACGTCGTGGCTCAGGCTCTTGCCCATGTCCTTCCCATCCGCAATTACTTTCTCCTCCACGAGTTTCCACAACCAGGTACACCTCAGCTGGTCCTGCGTTTTGGTACACTTGTGCGCAAGCTCTGGAACCCCAAGGCTTTTCGTTCTCACGTGTCCCCTCACGAACTCTTGCAAGAAGTCGCTTTACGTTCATCCAAGCGGTTCACCCTCACTCAGCAGTCTGACCCAGTGGAATTTCTATCCTGGTTTTTGAACAACCTACATCTTGCGCTTGGCGGCTCCCGAAAACCATCTAAGACACCAACCAGTGTTGTTCACGCTGCTTTTCAAGGTCATCTCCGAATTGAAAGCCAGGCAATCACAGCACACTCAGATACCCAGAACGCCCGCCTGGTCTTCACCGAATCCGGTACCATTAACAGTCAAACGACCCCCTTCCTCATTCTCACCCTAGACCTCCCCCCAACACCCCTATTCCAATCCGCGAACAGGGAATCTATCATCCCTCAAGTACCCCTCACCACTCTCCTGAACAAATACAATGGCATTACCGCCTCCGAGAAACTCGCCCACCGTGTCCgccaccgcctcctccacccGCTCCCCCCTTATCTCATGTTCCACATCAAGCGATTCAGCAAGAACAGATTTGTCTCAGAGCGCAACCCAACCATCGTCACTTTCCCGTCCCCGCGCTCGCTTGACATGTCGCCCTACGTAGAACCCAACCCAGAGATCTGGCCTCCGGGCGAGCCGATCCTCTACGACCTGGTAGCAAACATCATCCTCGACCCCATGATTACCGCTCCCGGTGGAACGGAGGACGCTGCTGAAAAGGGCGTCAATGCAGCGTCGGGCGGCGGCGCCTCGTCCAGCGGTGCCGGTGCGGGGACTGAGAAGGTCTCGTGGCTCGTCCAGCTGCATGATaaagccatggctgctgagAATACCAGTATCCAGAATGAGCAGCATAGCGGGGAACAGCGCGGTCCGGAGTGGCTAGAGATCCAGGACTTGTTTGTTAAGCGCGCCGAGAGTGAGACGCTTTTCACCAAGGAAGGGTATCTTATGGTTTGGGAGCGAAGGAGGGTTCCGGGAATGAAAAAGAAGGGGAAAACTGCTCCGAAGTGA
- a CDS encoding uncharacterized protein (transcript_id=CADANIAT00005997), translated as MSRHTPPTDTLGKESDRTRATTPQDASGCLTSWFAEGKNNKTCPDCRAPVKSQPAPAYLVRAVVQLFTSRAELLDKGETTEQHRAHQNEEAERLEADKKNRDPKEGGLFRGIFNQTRQRPAQPIYDLEDGVVRCPYCAHELEADDCLNCGYRNDDSLSDVRSDSENSEMTDDPYAEIDDDGFGEAPGSDSAEWYDDDLTTENYPGIQRLPTGFRLQSFPGFGNVPGGMARAIYEHFHGHSDFDSHGSTHEDDDDEMDDEEDEDMDSFIDDEEQPEDYDSDSDRDTVVGRSEYGGTQLRTILDSSPGSRYSSAQSNIYDFDTMLDSDEDGTSDEGEDEDGNENEDEELEDDDGEEEEEEEEEEEDDDDDDDDDDEPIRPSVARSRRTTYQILSSSSPLRVNSAPATSTCSRPQPPAAGLSAASAISLDDDSDEGPVGPATRRARARPAAA; from the exons ATGTCAAGGCACACCCCGCCGACAGATACCTTGGGCAAGGAGTCTGATCGGACAAGGGCTACCACGCCACAGGATGCTTCCGGG TGCCTGACCTCATGGTTTGCCGAAGGGAAGAACAATAAAACTTGCCCTGATTGTCGAGCTCCGGTGAAATCACAGCCCGCGCCAGCATATTTG GTTCGTGCAGTTGTTCAATTATTCACGAGTCGTGCAGAGCTCTTGGATAAAGGGGAAACGACAGAACAGCACAGAGCCCATCAAAACGAGGAAGCAGAAAGGCTTGAGGCGGATAAGAAAAATCGAGATCCGAAAGAGGGGGGTCTTTTTCGGGGTATATTCAATCAGACACGGCAGCGACCTGCCCAGCCCATCTACGACCTTGAAGATGGTGTTGTTCGTTGTCCATACTGTGCACATGAACTAGAGGCTGACGATTGCCTGAATTGTGGATACCGCAATGATGACTCACTGTCCGATGTCAGAAGTGATTCGGAGAACTCGGAAATGACAGATGACCCATACGCAGAAATAGATGATGACGGTTTTGGGGAAGCACCAGGCTCCGATAGCGCCGAGTggtatgatgatgacttgACAACAGAGAACTACCCCGGAATACAGCGACTTCCAACTGGCTTTCGGTTGCAGAGTTTCCCTGGATTTGGCAATGTCCCAGGAGGAATGGCTCGTGCAATCTACGAACATTTCCACGGACATTCAGATTTCGACTCTCACGGTTCTACCcatgaggatgacgatgatgaaatggacgatgaagaggacgaggatatggactccttcatcgacgacgaggaaCAGCCTGAAGATTACGATTCGGACTCAGACCGAGATACCGTAGTTGGGCGCTCTGAATACGGAGGGACGCAGTTGCGCACCATACTTGACTCGTCGCCCGGCTCGCGATATAGCTCAGCACAGTCCAACATATACGACTTCGACACGATGCTGGAcagcgacgaagacggcACGAGCGATGAAggtgaggacgaggatggaaatgagaatgaggacgaggagcttgaggacgatgatggcgaagaagaagaagaagaagaagaagaagaagaagatgatgatgatgatgatgatgacgacgacgagccCATTCGACCCTCCGTTGCCCGAAGTCGACGCACAACATATCAAATactttcaagctcttctcctctccgcGTCAACAGTGCACCGGCTACCAGTACGTGTTCGCGGCCTCAACCTCCGGCAGCTGGCTTGTCCGCCGCTAGCGCCATTTCTTTGGATGATGATTCGGATGAAGGTCCGGTTGGGCCTGCTACGAGACGGGCAAgagctcgaccagctgcagcctAA
- a CDS encoding ribosomal RNA-processing protein RRP9 (transcript_id=CADANIAT00005996), translated as MSSFFTLPASQRKRKREDRAGAPASKKRGVDVDGDARNKNARKSRERDESISGSDLDEDAESVASVVSEEESGSESDDGETAADRRLKLAERYLENVREEVDDYGFDAAEIDRDLIAERLKEDVDEFKGRVYRQIASDLAFSTASHAFFRADTQTTTSIAIHAPYIYTVSKDRTLIKWELATPGAAGTATTNGAENTSKRPPKPQRKKPKQVRFTRGLQKVAESADEQGHTKNILSVAVSPSGRFVATGGEDNKLIIWDAATLTPLQTFSQHRDSVSGLAFARHISAMSSGEQLFSGSFDRTIKTWSISTAGHAYVETLFGHQDNVASVAAMTIDQCISVGARDRTARLWKVVEESQLIFRGGSSKNTYKENNIDCIAPLPPTHFVTGSDNGSISLWSIHKKKPLYTIPHAHGFDPIPPVELISPEVDQQTAESNARFLRPTPRWITALTTVPGTDIVLSGSWDGWIRAWKISDDKRTIQPLGPVGAGTYRSTNAPDTPSKQLEQSLASANPSHRQSLTNINFEPESEPLVKGVVNGIAVFERRAETAKPGQVPSESKSKPSKTSPEARGLCIAVAIGKEHRFGRWKCYANNYHKGSASDGRNGAMVFEVPFIAGSVGQEDEPSN; from the exons ATGTCATCCTTCTTTACATTACCCGCTTCCCAGCGGAAGCGCAAGAGGGAGGACCGCGCTGGAGCCCCCGCCTCAAAGAAACGGggcgttgatgttgatggagatgcacGAAACAAGAATGCGAGGAAGAGTAGGGAACGGGACGAGTCTATTTCAGGTAGCGATTTagacgaggatgcggagagtGTGGCATCAGTGGTCTCAGAGGAAGAAAGTGGCTCTGAGTCGGATGATGGAGAGACTGCCGCGGATCGAAGACTGAAATTGGCGGAGCGATACCTGGAAAATGTTCGAGAGGAAGTGGATGATTACGGGTTTGATGCTGCAGAAATCGATCGAGACTTGATTGCTGAGCGACTTAAAGAGGACGTG GACGAATTCAAAGGACGAGTATACCGGCAAATCGCTTCCGACTTGGCTTTTTCGACCGCTTCGCATGCGTTCTTTCGGGCAGACACTCAAACCACAACTTCGATTGCCATACACGCACCATATATCTATACGGTTTCGAAGGATAGAACTCTGATTAAGTGGGAGCTTGCAACACCCGGAGCGGCAGGCACAGCTACAACAAATGGAGCGGAGAACACATCTAAACGGCCTCCCAAGCCGCAACGGAAGAAGCCGAAACAGGTGCGATTCACAAGAGGCCTGCAGAAGGTTGCGGAAAGCGCAGATGAGCAAGGTCATACCAAGAACATACTGTCAGTGGCAGTATCCCCATCTGGAAGGTTCGTTGCTACTGGAGGAGAGGACAATAAGCTTATCATCTGGGATGCTGCAACATTGACGCCTTTGCAAACCTTCTCCCAACATCGCGATTCTGTCAGCGGGCTGGCCTTTGCTCGCCACATCTCCGCCATGAGTTCAGGAGAGCAATTATTCTCCGGATCCTTTGATCGAACGATCAAGACTTGGTCTATCAGCACCGCCGGCCATGCCTACGTAGAGACATTATTTGGCCACCAAGACAATGTCGCCTCAGTTGCCGCCATGACAATTGACCAGTGTATCAGTGTCGGAGCCCGAGACCGCACCGCCAGGTTGTGGAAGGTTGTTGAAGAATCTCAGCTGATCTTCCGCGGTGGCTCCTCGAAAAACACATACAAAGAGAACAACATTGACTGTATCGCCCCATTACCGCCTACTCACTTCGTCACCGGTTCTGACAACGGCTCCATCTCTCTATGGTCCATCCACAAAAAGAAACCTCTTTACACCATTCCTCACGCTCATGGCTTTGACCCAATTCCCCCAGTAGAGCTAATATCTCCGGAAGTTGACCAACAAACAGCCGAGTCGAATGCGCGCTTTCTGAGGCCCACCCCTCGTTGGATTACAGCCCTTACCACGGTCCCGGGCACAGACATTGTCCTCAGCGGCAGCTGGGACGGCTGGATCCGCGCGTGGAAGATTTCAGACGACAAGAGAACGATCCAACCTCTAGGCCCCGTTGGCGCGGGCACATACCGCTCAACAAACGCACCCGATACCCCCTCCAAACAACTAGAGCAGAGCCTTGCGTCTGCCAATCCATCCCACAGACAGAGTCTCACCAACATAAACTTTGAACCAGAGTCTGAGCCGCTCGTAAAGGGTGTCGTCAACGGCATTGCTGTATTCGAGCGTCGGGCAGAAACCGCGAAGCCGGGACAAGTCCCCTCTGAATCAAAATCAAAACCGTCAAAAACAAGTCCGGAAGCGCGCGGTCTCTGTATCGCTGTTGCAATTGGAAAAGAGCACAGATTCGGGCGTTGGAAATGTTACGCGAATAACTACCACAAGGGGTCTGCTTCGGACGGTCGAAACGGGGCCATGGTCTTTGAGGTTCCCTTTATTGCTGGTAGTGTTGGTCAGGAGGACGAACCCTCTAATTGA
- a CDS encoding U3 snoRNA-associated protein UTP13 (transcript_id=CADANIAT00005992) — protein MSKAVVKTTFEASRTLRPIYTGGSTALDASGRLLVACVNEDALVVDLETGNQLATLDGDGEVITSLAITPSASHVILCSRSMSMRIYSLSQYEDTTPTLETKLVRSLKPHTAPVVTTATDSTGTLLATGAADGSIKVWDIRGGYITHSFHGHGGVISALCFFQPPTAEHDGKLSSKKKPKRKTGMAGDDDDNEMMDLDSASNSNGAFRLASGSEEGKVRVWDLNKKKSIASLDSHVSVVRSLSYSLTENALLSAGRDKTVIVWDMRTFKTRRIIPVLESAEAASFVAEGGLCLVGGEYGRLRVWDCNRGGEVTGDQEAAPEFEAIIAIHYTPGMSFAMTVHADQTLRLHSLEPLSNLKPGTTIDPLPVVRRISGNDDDIIDLAYVGPDRSMLALATNTESIRIVSVGPSDYRPSTDGQEYFGADIAHLDGHDDIIICIDVDWSGHWLATGAKDNTARLWRLDPQNSSYTCFALLTGHAESLGAISFPRDSPPPDTPAYKAPVNHPPPFVITGSQDRTVKRWNVGKLGPTIGNKPHTPKALFTRKAHDKDINALDVSPSSALFASASQDRTVKIWSADDGSVVGVLRGHKRGVWSARFSPKGTPILSADAKSSTNRGMIVTGSGDKTVKLWSLSDYSCLLTFEGHTNSVLKVLWLPPPDMSSKTEDEEDEDAAASKPNSIQLRPLVASAAADGLVKIWSPYTGELETTLDNHTDRVWALASPTPSGTRDDVNSSATKSTSPYAIASGSADSTVTFWTDTTSATYTAAVNANSARIEQDQQLQNYIVAGAYREAITLALQLNHPARLLSLFSAAIDAADDPHNTDNQGEDRANSFTGNPSIDEVLQTLDPANLYVLVLRLRDWNTNARHSKVAQRILFALFRSYPASTFVELASSSIAKRNGDGRAAAAMKDILQALASYTERHYRRVEELEDESYLVEWVLGEMDGGIGLSALGAPTQGINEIEDKAEHGKDVVMLGA, from the exons ATGTCCAAAGCCGTTGTTAAGACGACCTTCGAGGCGTCTCGAACGCTTCGTCCTATCTATACCGGGGGAAGCACCGCGCTCGATGCCAGCGGCCGCCTACTGGTTGCTTGTGTCAACGAAGATGCGCTCGTCGTCGACCTTGAGACTGGCAACCAGCTCGCTACGCTTGACGGA GATGGAGAAGTTATCACTAGCTTGGCCA TTACTCCCTCGGCTTCGCACGTTATCCTTTGTTCCCGATCCATGTCAATGCGCATATACTCCCTCTCCCAATACGAAGATACAACTCCTACCCTTGAAACGAAGCTCGTTCGGAGTCTAAAGCCTCACACAGCGCCAGTTGTGACAACCGCCACCGACTCCACCGGTACGTTACTAGcgactggagctgcagatggCTCAATCAAAGTCTGGGATATCCGAGGTGGCTACATCACGCATAGCTTTCACGGCCATGGTGGTGTGATCTCAGCCTTATGCTTCTTCCAACCACCCACGGCGGAGCACGACGGAAAACTGTCCTCGAAAAAAAAACCGAAACGGAAGACTGGGATGgcaggcgatgatgatgacaacGAGATGATGGACCTAGATTCtgcctccaactccaacgGTGCATTCCGGCTTGCCTCCGGTAGTGAGGAGGGTAAAGTGCGCGTCTGGGATTTGAATAAAAAGAAGTCCATTGCATCTCTCGACTCGCATGTTTCTGTTGTACGCAGCCTATCATATTCGTTAACGGAGAATGCTCTATTGTCCGCTGGCCGAGACAAAACTGTCATTGTGTGGGATATGCGAACTTTCAAAACTCGGAGGATAATTCCTGTTCTCGAAAGTGCCGAAGCAGCTTCCTTTGTTGCCGAAGGCGGACTATGTCTGGTTGGAGGAGAGTATGGCAGGTTACGCGTTTGGGACTGCAATAGGGGAGGAGAGGTTACCGGTGACCAGGAAGCTGCGCCGGAATTTGAGGCAATCATCGCGATTCACTATACACCAGGGATGTCGTTCGCTATGACTGTTCATGCTGATCAAACACTAAGGCTGCATTCTCTTGAGCCTCTATCAAACCTCAAGCCTGGAACCACCATCGATCCGCTGCCGGTTGTCAGGCGCATATCAGGTAACGATGATGATATTATTGATCTCGCATACGTCGGTCCCGATCGTTCTATGCTTGCTTTGGCAACCAATACTGAGAGCATCCGGATTGTCTCTGTTGGGCCGTCTGACTACAGGCCTTCAACAGATGGGCAGGAGTATTTCGGTGCTGATATCGCTCATCTGGATGGCCACGACGACATCATTATCTGCATCGATGTGGACTGGTCTGGTCACTGGCTTGCTACAGGTGCAAAGGATAATACGGCACGTTTATGGCGCCTAGACCCGCAGAATTCGTCATACACATGTTTCGCCCTCCTAACGGGTCACGCAGAGTCTCTAGGAGCCATCAGTTTTCCACGGGACTCACCCCCTCCTGATACGCCAGCGTACAAGGCTCCAGTAAATCATCCCCCTCCGTTCGTCATCACGGGTTCCCAGGATCGTACAGTCAAGCGATGGAACGTCGGAAAGCTAGGCCCTACCATTGGCAATAAGCCCCATACACCGAAAGCGCTGTTCACTCGCAAGGCTCACGACAAGGACATCAACGCTCTGGACGTGAGTCCGTCATCGGCATTGTTTGCTTCAGCCTCACAAGACCGAACCGTCAAAATCTGGTCTGCAGACGACGGGTCCGTCGTGGGTGTCTTGCGCGGTCACAAGAGAGGAGTTTGGTCGGCGCGTTTTTCCCCCAAGGGCACACCGATCCTTAGTGCAGATGCCAAAAGCAGCACTAACAGAGGCATGATTGTAACGGGCTCAGGTGACAAGACTGTGAAGCTCTGGAGTTTGTCCGACTATAGCTGTCTTCTTACGTTCGAAGGCCACACGAATAGCGTACTCAAGGTGCTCTGGCTCCCACCACCCGACATGTCCAGTAAGaccgaagatgaggaagatgaggatgcagcagcatcaaAGCCCAACTCTATTCAGCTCCGACCTCTTGTTGCTTCCGCAGCCGCAGATGGGCTGGTGAAGATCTGGTCCCCCTACACAGGCGAACTGGAAACAACCCTTGACAACCACACCGATCGAGTCTGGGCGCTAGCCAGCCCTACACCATCCGGGACGCGTGACGACGTCAATTCCTCCGCAACCAAATCTACCTCCCCCTACGCCATTGCATCCGGCTCCGCAGATTCTACAGTCACCTTCTGGACCGACACAACCTCCGCAACCTACACTGCCGCCGTCAACGCCAACTCTGCCCGCAtagaacaagaccagcagtTACAAAATTACATCGTAGCAGGCGCGTACCGTGAGGCAATCACCCTCGCCCTACAGCTCAACCACCCCGCGCGCCTCCTGTCcctcttcagcgccgccATCGACGCTGCGGACGATCCTCACAATACTGACAACCAAGGCGAAGATCGTGCAAACAGTTTCACCGGGAACCCGTCTATTGACGAGGTCCTCCAAACTCTTGACCCCGCCAACCTCTACGTCCTCGTTCTTCGTCTCCGGGACTGGAATACCAACGCGCGCCATTCTAAGGTCGCGCAGCGAATATTATTCGCTCTCTTCCGCTCCTATCCGGCGTCTACGTTTGTTGAGCTCGCTTCCTCGAGCATAGCGAAGCGAAACGGAGATGGacgcgctgcagctgctaTGAAGGATATTCTACAAGCCTTGGCCTCGTACACGGAGCGACATTATCGCCGTGTAGAGGAGCTCGAAGATGAGAGCTACCTCGTCGAATGGGTTCTAGGTGAGATGGATGGTGGTATTGGATTAAGTGCGCTTGGAGCTCCTACACAGGGCATcaatgagattgaagataaAGCTGAGCACGGGAAGGATGTTGTTATGCTCGGTGCTTAA
- the pre1 gene encoding proteasome core particle subunit beta 4 (transcript_id=CADANIAT00005995): MEVLLGITGRDFVILAASKAAMRGPTILKAEDDKTRQLNEHTLVAFSGEAGDTVQFAEYVQANVQLYTMRNDTELSPNAVANFVRGELARSLRSRNPYTVNLLLGGVDPISQKPHLYWIDYLASLASVPYAAHGYAQYYCLSTLDKHHHPDITLEQGMKLLEMCTDELKRRLPIDYKGVLVKVVTKDGVRVEDFDNNRIVKSA; this comes from the exons AT GGAGGTTCTACTTGGCATCACAGGCAGAGACTTTGTCATTCTAGCAGCGTCAAAGGCTGCTATGAGAGGCCCGACTATTCTCAAAGCTGAAGATGATAAGACAAGGCAACTGAACGAGCACACTCTTGTCGCTTTCTCCGGAGAGGCGGGAGACACCG TACAATTTGCCGAATATGTTCAAGCTAATGTTCAGCTATACACAATGCGGAATGATACCGAGCTGTCCCCGAATGCCGTCGCGAACTTTGTTCGAGGAGAGCTGGCACGAAGCCTACGTTCGCGGAACCCCTACACAGTCAATCTCCTTTTGGGTGGTGTAGACCCTATCTCTCAGAAACCACACCTTTACTGGATTGATTATCTCGCGTCATTGGCCAGTGTTCCATATGCCGCCCATGGCTATGCTCAGTACTACTGTCTATCAACCCTTGACAAGCACCATCACCCCGACATCACCCTGGAACAAGGCATGAAGCTGTTAGAAATGTGCACAGATGAGTTGAAGCGGCGGCTGCCGATCGATTACAAAGGG GTCCTGGTCAAAGTAGTGACCAAGGATGGCGTGAGGGTGGAGGACTTTGACAATAACCGAATCGTCAAAAGTGCTTAG
- a CDS encoding uncharacterized protein (transcript_id=CADANIAT00005993): protein MGIVVSEDANRGRNEQQKIDAIVAENDYGLVMVTLDQISVFLGSWWTTSLIGRIQVMPLECHHEEVSGLIERAALGTFGFYFAGIPAWAMSTCLSICRHHPLERLISTFQNFFPNDDAGSKLVRASFTILHSATRGALLVLAMQTYMYSLLQSLHLIPPASMPSIGSFMPFGEFSSMLLPSFPPDLSLCSLSNFAWNFLKTPSLFYIYVYLRPVIEVRLYRLIRRRLPKPKLTDDLSIKVAFENDLVDWMVPTLGRRAAEETQRSKLSLMEDLSYELGALRQWLSSKIPFRSRWSSLVHTAQEQSETPQPQGQPAYRSLDPEEQHRRLRSAQWHPADQTMSTHGSDARSTGSHSALSNEELQAPNTDNMDLLRRARNLTLSTRTSSPGPDTHQHEATTVNGSRRQSHPDTLLSRSQSPVSSQSSPRVRAQFVQESDVIAMQLELESRQTHDRNAIRDSDVELQNAGAGPAGSHSIPDLLDTILSDQGGHITTMLDSEATYNAVDMTDAVHPSHGETITATASGHQPNGVPTGQNAAASSLEPTVSGPTNNPSDVEELAVDADNNQLPNRDDDAAADADSEFPPHLADSAARQNSASDTAATTAFIPSHRVTILSSLPVDSLASHLAAMITAALFAPLESFYLRSLARSYLAYKGAPAVLRSDVYPLGTWGGGRSQSHTLAYLGKLTLMMGIQAAVNASVWGIISGTAIRIGRKWCGWGAF, encoded by the exons ATGGGCATTGTCGTAAGTGAGGATGCGAATCGCGGCCGCAACGAACAGCAGAAAATTGATGCCATTGTGGCTGAAAATGATTACGGCCTGGTCATGGTGACACTCGATCAAATCTCGGTCTTCCTGGGCTCGTGGTGGACTACGTCGCTTATTGGTCGGATACAGGTGATGCCACTCGAATGCCATCATGAAGAGGTTTCGGGGCTAATC GAACGGGCTGCTCTTGGGACTTTTGGGTTTTATTTCGCTGGGATTCCCGCTTGGGCTATGTCCACGTGTTTATCAATCTGTCGGCATCATCCCCTAGAGCGCTTGATTTCCACTTTTCAAAACTTTTTCCCGAATGACGACGCGGGCTCGAAGCTTGTGAGGGCTTCATTTACAATCCTTCACTCTGC GACCCGAGGGgcccttctcgtcctcgcaaTGCAAACCTACATGTACTCACTACTTCAGTCTCTTCATCTAATTCCTCCTGCCTCCATGCCAAGTATTGGATCCTTCATGCCGTTCGGCGAATTTAGCTCGATGCTTCTCCCAAGTTTCCCTCCAGACCTTTCTTTGTGCTCCCTGAGCAATTTTGCTTGGAACTTCTTAAAAACGCCTTCCCTGTTCTACATTTATGTCTATCTGCGGCCAGTGATTGAAGTCCGACTATATAGGCTGATTCGCAGACGATTACCCAAGCCTAAGCTAACAGATGATCTATCAATTAAGGTGGCATTTGAAAACGATCTTGTCGATTGGATGGTACCTACTCTCGGACGTCGGGCTGCAGAGGAGACACAGCGCAGCAAACTGTCCTTAATGGAAGATCTGTCCTATGAGCTGGGTGCACTTCGGCAATGGCTGTCCTCTAAGATACCCTTCAGGTCACGCTGGTCTTCTCTTGTCCATACAGCCCAAGAGCAATCCGAGACTCCCCAGCCGCAGGGTCAACCAGCTTATCGATCCCTTGATCCAGAGGAACAGCATCGTAGGTTGAGAAGTGCCCAGTGGCATCCTGCCGATCAAACTATGTCCACCCATGGATCTGACGCACGTTCTACTGGGAGTCACAGCGCGCTATCAAACGAAGAACTTCAGGCTCCTAATACAGACAATATGGATCTGTTGAGACGCGCAAGGAACTTGACGCTTTCAACTCGCACATCATCTCCAGGTCCAGACACCCACCAGCATGAAGCTACCACAGTGAACGGAAGCCGAAGGCAGTCACACCCAGATACACTTCTCTCCAGGTCTCAGTCGCCTGTGTCTTCCCAATCATCTCCTCGGGTTCGCGCACAGTTTGTCCAGGAGTCGGATGTCATTGCCATGcaactggagctggaaagcCGTCAGACACATGACAGGAATGCTATTAGAGACAGCGATGTCGAACTACAAAATGCCGGTGCAGGACCGGCGGGTAGTCACTCAATTCCGGATCTCCTTGATACGATTCTATCTGACCAGGGCGGACACATAACAACAATGCTCGACTCCGAAGCTACATATAACGCTGTTGATATGACTGATGCGGTACACCCCAGTCATGGGGAAACCATAACAGCCACTGCCTCTGGCCACCAACCAAATGGCGTGCCGACAGGTCAAAACGCCGCTGCCTCCTCTCTTGAGCCGACGGTTTCAGGCCCGACCAATAACCCATCGGACGTAGAGGAATTAGCCGTCGACGCCGATAACAACCAACTACCCAACCGAGACGACGACGCTGCCGCCGACGCAGACTCCGAATTTCCTCCACACTTAGCTGATTCCGCTGCCCGCCAAAACTCAGCTAGCGATACcgccgcaacaacagccttCATCCCATCCCATAGAGTAAccatcctctcctctctgccAGTGGACTCGCTGGCCTCTCATTTAGCAGCCATGATCACCGCGGCCCTTTTCGCGCCCCTCGAGTCATTTTACCTCCGTTCCCTTGCAAGATCATACCTTGCCTATAAAGGAGCTCCAGCCGTTCTCCGGTCCGATGTTTATCCCTTGGGAACTTGGGGTGGTGGACGCTCTCAATCCCATACACTCGCCTATTTGGGTAAACTTACACTCATGATGGGGATCCAGGCTGCCGTAAATGCTTCCGTTTGGGGAATTATCTCGGGGACTGCGATTAGAATTGGGAGGAAATGGTGCGGATGGGGTGCATTCTGA